The stretch of DNA TCGCAACAGAAAAAGAAAAACTGCCCTACCATTACGGTACAGCAGTCTTACTTTTTTTATCATATTCTATTTTTCCTGATAATCTTCTCAGAATTTCCCGCTGGAACCACCGAAGGTATCACCGGAAGATGATGTATGGGTGCTGGAACCACCGTTACTATCCTCATTTTTCGGTTTTGCGGATTTTGATACTGTACTGTAGAGGTAAAAATCATTACTTCTGGTCACCTCCATACTGCCCTGTCGCACATAAGAAGCCGCCCGATCCTGTTTTCGCACAGTTTTCAGCTTTCTTCTCATATTTCCGGTCACCAGTAATCCTGCTACAAGCCCCACTGCAAGAGCGATCAGCAGATTTACCCCCACATCAAAAGGCTCCTTCGGAAGATTTTCCACATCGTATGGCTCTGCCTCATTTGCCTGTGTGATAAAATCGTCGCATTCCGTGGCAAACTTATGAAACGCTTCGTTATAGTCACCGTCACTTAAATAAGGCTTCACCTGATCCATGATGTAGGACTGTCCGGCATCAGTAAACACTTCTATCGCATATCCGTGTGTTGCAATGGCCCAATTACGGTCTCCCATATCCAACAGGAATAAAATACCGTCACCATTTTCCCCCTGTCCATATCCACGGTCAATAAAATAATCCTCAGCATACGCCTGGGCTGTTTTTCCCTCAAGACTGTTAACGGTAACGATCACAACATCTACCTGTTCCCGCTCACTGATCTCATCCAGAGTACTGCTCAGGCTCTCCTTCTGCTCTGCATCCAGAAGTCCCGCCTGGTCATCCAGACGGCTTACGGTGCCTGCCCATACCGGAAAAGCGCATGCCAGACACAAAAGGATTGATATCAAAAATACGGATATTCTTTTTTTCATGGCATCCACCTCCCTACAAAACCCAGATCAGATACAGGATAATATAAGCGATCACACCCACGACCCCCGTTGTTCCCAGGAACCATCGTGCAAAAGCGTTCTTGTCTGTAGGCAGATTTCCCACAAATTTCCCTGTCTGACCATTCATGGCAAATATGTAATTATTGCCCTTCCACTTCGTCTGCAGGATCCATACGGGATATAACGCATATTTCGTTGTCCCGTTATGAAGCCGGATACTGGTGTTCTCCGGTACCACA from Blautia sp. SC05B48 encodes:
- a CDS encoding TPM domain-containing protein produces the protein MKKRISVFLISILLCLACAFPVWAGTVSRLDDQAGLLDAEQKESLSSTLDEISEREQVDVVIVTVNSLEGKTAQAYAEDYFIDRGYGQGENGDGILFLLDMGDRNWAIATHGYAIEVFTDAGQSYIMDQVKPYLSDGDYNEAFHKFATECDDFITQANEAEPYDVENLPKEPFDVGVNLLIALAVGLVAGLLVTGNMRRKLKTVRKQDRAASYVRQGSMEVTRSNDFYLYSTVSKSAKPKNEDSNGGSSTHTSSSGDTFGGSSGKF